In a single window of the Pleurodeles waltl isolate 20211129_DDA chromosome 4_2, aPleWal1.hap1.20221129, whole genome shotgun sequence genome:
- the LOC138292735 gene encoding uncharacterized protein, with amino-acid sequence MSENTCVDELPDGAKKNCELFSVWGITEENACVAKMPDVVLRNNSRCIYVENVCFGSNDDRKVWIPLSAYREMQEKCRKLEHENRNLREQISPTESYKTAVFEESFLSHSSNEGVKTAPSCTEFPCEPRFLAAKMHSLTDNTDENVIYKLPLQNAQVKQRILEQDTPSFISLFDFWKKNSPHLREILTLLYMVTVKNNMQLRACDLANEIMQTLGFCAVQEGNTYVHLNHEQGKKIVPLARIIQWIWYLQDRARVPQIKELPMKLCAPFEFVSTEDKKHVCFTNDSLTEMLFSGTVEGTALYNVCQILKQELREMCNFYADFWFFDNVLATWLVPNWFNYLADVNEKNAEREVFTQNSALVGMAMWVPQKCEKATYRSDHVSPLSLSALCGPPSGVCVWGRGRDRIPNLNLAE; translated from the exons atgtctgagaatacatgtgttgatgaactgcctgatggtgctaagaaaaactgtgaattgttttctgtttggggaattacagaagaaaatgcatgtgtagctaaaatgcctgatgttgttttgagaaataattcccgttgtatatatgtagaaaacgtgtgttttggaagtaatgatgacagaaaggtctggatacctttatctgcttacagagaaatgcaggagaaatgtaggaagttggaacatgaaaataggaatttacgtgagcaaattagcccgactgaaagttataaaactgctgtttttgaagaatctttcttgtcccattccagtaatgagggggttaagacagctccgagctgcactgagtttccgtgtgagccaaggtttttggcagccaaaatgcattccttaactgataacacggacgagaatgtgatttacaagttaccgttgcaaaatgcacaagtaaaacaaaggattttagagcaagacaccccgagtttcattagtttgtttgatttttggaaaaagaatagccctcatttgagagaaatcctaacacttttgtacatggtcactgtgaaaaataatatgcagctgcgcgcttgtgatttggcaaatgaaataatgcagactttaggtttctgcgcagtgcaagaaggaaatacttatgtacatttaaatcatgaacaagggaagaaaatagtgcccctagctagaatcatacaatggatctggtacttgcaagacagggctagagtaccacagataaaagaattaccaatgaagttgtgtgcaccatttgaattcgtgtccactgaagataaaaagcatgtttgttttactaatgattcattgactgaaatgttgttttctggcaccgtagaaggaacagcgttgtataatgtgtgtcagattttaaagcaagagctacgtgagatgtgtaatttttacgctgatttttggttctttgataatgttttagccacatggcttgtacctaactggttcaattaccttgcagatgttaatgagaaaaatgcagagagagaagtgttcacccagaattctgccttagtggggatggctatgtgggtgccccagaaatgtgaaaaggccacttacag atccgaccacgtttcgccactgtccctgagtgcgctgtgtggtcccccttccggtgtgtgcgtgtggggtcggggaagggaccgaatccccaacctgaacctggctgagtaa